The Girardinichthys multiradiatus isolate DD_20200921_A chromosome 11, DD_fGirMul_XY1, whole genome shotgun sequence DNA window AGATCGAGTGTaagttcagagtaattcccctCTGATCAAGTTTGGCTACACGTCATATTCAACAGGCTGCGTTGCGTGCTTGTTTGTCTGCGGGGAACACCCCACATAGTAGGATATCAGGCCAGGCCAATCCAACACGTTGAATATCCCTGTTTTGAGGTTGTAGCGGTCCCGACGTCCTTCCGAGTAgactcttaacacaccacacacaccaggaatatctcataagatCATTTTAAGAGCATCACGATTATTGGGGCATGTTGGAAGGGGAACATCTGGGGAACTAAATCCAGCATAAAAACGAGTGAACCAGGCATTAGGGTGaccatcctgcaacttttagacgcattccttctccaacacacctgaatcaaatgaatggcttaTTACCAGCCCTCTGCAGAGCTTAATCACCTGCTGATGAGGGAGTTCAGCCATTtcttcaggtgtgttggaaaaGGGATGCATTTAAAAATTTCTGGATGGTAGCTCTTTAGGACTGGACACTAGGTGTTTCCCTGTTGCTACATGCCTGACTTAAATTAACTGCTGATTTTCAGGCTTCTGCACCACTTGATGGCATTCTGAGAAGGTAATGCagtcatttgaatcaggtgtgcagGAGCAGAGACACGTCTAGAACATGAAGGACAGTGGACCTGAGGACTGGGTTTTAATTCAAACCAGTTAAATTTGTTCCAGTACAATCCAGTCATATAATCAGTTCTAGGTGTAATAACATGTAGTAAAGAGTTATCTTAGGAAGCTCATCTGATTGCATAAAGTTGTCGAATAAGAaaattagggctgcaactaataaTTTGCTAATATATTAATTTGTTGACTATTTTCAGTTACTCGTACTCATAGTTTCTCGCTTTATCcggaaccgggtcgcgggggcagcagacttggtagagacacccagacgtccctctgcccagacacaacctccagctcctccggggggagcccaaggcgttcccatgcCAGCCGAGATTAACCAAATTATAatcggatagcaaaaggtgcttagtAGGAgttttttactaaatttgaacaatgtgaagctaaagctatgccactgGAGGGGTTCTGGATAGAGCAAATTTACAGAGAaacaaggtttttcatcttaaatgcaaaatatatatatattttgtacagttttgttgctctgagtgggttcttttagcaaatggcatgttttagagtctgaaTAAGCCATAGTAAtgattattcaattactaaatgagctgatgattatttcaataattgattaataCTGACTAATCCGATGATTTGTTTCAGCCTAAAGTACAAAGTTTACTTTCATCTATCCTTTTGCATCTCAAACTGCTTTTTGTGCAGTTATATTGAAACGTCTTCGGGTCAGTTCCCCCTTTATCTGTTCCAACCCATTTCCTACCTCTGCATAGCCCTTTTTCCTTGTTACTTTTAGTTGGTACCCATAAACAAACTAGTTACGTACCTATGTAGTCAAAACTGTTGTATAccagtttttttgttgtctaGTTGCGTTTTGACCTTGGATCACTTCATACCTCAGGAATGTGTGCTATCTGCTTTGACAGCTGATGAGTTCAAAGTCATTTTCAATGTTCTGCTTACAGTGAAATGTAGTTAAATATCATCTATCAACAGCAGGTAGTTGTTGGGTATTTTGGTGGCATCAGGATCTGTAACATTATAGTTAATGAGCCAACTAACCCAAGCAAACATGGGAATCTTAATGGAATTAGGGTGTaatataaaatggaaaaaatgcatttacatTTGAGCCTTGAGCAATTTTATGATTATAACCACCATAATTCGGTAAAATGCTTCACCACCAAGAGAAATAAGCCGACATGCAGCAGTTAAGTACACGTATGTATGCTGGAGGTACAACATCTTGACGCGTCAGCATTTATCATATTGTATCGAGTCTATCCAGCACATGAGATGATAATTAATGAAACTGTTCTGTCTATAAATGTAATTCCTAAAAGGAACTTTGGTTTAGATGATACTAAAGGACGAATTTTCCTAAAAACATCAGTCTTACGGAATGTAGAGCATCTTGAAACTGGCCAGACAGAATctccagattttatttttatctaataACATCTGGAAATTGAGCGATCAAGGTGAATCAGCCAAGAACTGTGACTCACAGACAGGCCTAAAAACATGCTTTGGGAGCATTGTTTCGGCAGGTTTCTGCATTTGTGTTAGAGGCACATGGGAGGTTTGTTGTAGTTTGAAAGGATAAATTGAAGAGCTGGTTAGCTTTCTTGTGTCCTTGATAACTGGGATAAAGTGTGAAGCAGAACTGTTGCTGTGGCTGTTTTCTATGTTGTattataacagtttttttcccctgATGATTTAAACAtcttctgtttttcctcttcTCCTCCTTGCAGTAGATAAAATGATCAAGGAGCGCAGCGACCTGTTTTCTGACAGCCAGTGTAAAGTCTGCAGTGCTGTCCTGATTTCTCAGTCTCAGAAGTTGACTCATTATCAGGTCAGTGCAGCAAACCCCTGGTGCTTTTCAAGCATCGGGGGATTTGACTTTCATTTAAAGGTGTAGAGGCGTGACCACATGGATCACATTACATTATTGGTTCTGTTTTTACCACCAAAACAATGCTTTACAGTTAACAAGTATGgtaactgttttttattttgtatttagctcTGAGAAATCCTCTGCtaaatttagtttagtttacaAAACTTGATTCTAAAATCTAAATGAAATTGTtgtcatttctttatttctaaCTTAAGTTGAGAAAAACAGAATCATGCAGAGGCTtcttattttaaacagtttctGCTACTTTGTGCTTTCAGAGCAAGAAACATGCCAACAAGGTTCGGCGTTACCTTTCCCTTCATAACGAGAACGGCAACGCTGTCAAGAAGCCCAAAATATCCGACAATGTGAGTCAAAAACTGCAGTCAACACGGCGCTAAGCTCTCAGAAATTATGTAGACATGATGTGGAGCAAACTGAGGAGCCATTAACCCATTTGGGATGCTTTATATCAACACAAAACCTACTGGCCTCACGTTGTGTGtcaaaaaacattgtttgtgTTAAAGTTAATTCATCGCAACTCAACATTCATTCAAATCAACTCCCAGTAATTTCCAGGGATGCATCGTGTCTGCAGACGAACTTTACTTCATTTCTATATGCAAAAGATACAGGGTCATAAGAATTCACAGTTGtagctcgtactcgtcgtcttccgcttatccgggaccgggtcgcgggggcagcagactcaacagagacgcccagacgtccctctctccagacacctcctccagggggagcccaaggcgttcccaggccagctgagagacatagtccctccagcgtgtcctgggccgtcccctgggcctcctcccggtgggacgtgcctggaacacctcccaaggaaggcatccaggaggcatccggtatagatgcccgagccacctcaactggttcctctcgatgtggaggagcagcagctctactccaagcccctcctggatggccgagctcctcaccctatctctaagggagagcccggccaccctacggaggaagctcatttcagccgcttgtatccgtgatctcgttcttttggtcatgacccaaagttcatgaccataggtgagggtaggaacgtagaccgaccggtaaatcgagagctttgcttttcgactcagctctctcttcaccacaatggaccggcacagcgcccccattactgtggcagccgcaccgatccgtctgtcgatctcgcgctccattcttccctcactcgtgaacaagaccccgagatacttaaactcctccacttgaggcaggaactcccctccaacctgaagaggacaagccacccttttccggtcgagaaccatggcctcggacttggaggagctgatcttcatcccagccgcttcacactctgctgcgaaccgccccagcgcatgctgtaggtcttggctagagggggccagcaggaccacgtcatctgcaaaaagaagagatgaaatccactggtccccaaaccagaccccctctggcccttggctgcatctagaaatcctgtccataaaagttatgaacaggaccggcgacaaagggcagccctgccggagtctaaaatgcactgggaacaggtccaacttagtgccggcaatgcggaccaaactcctgctccgctcgtacagagaccggatagCCCCTAATAatgggcccccgattccatactcctggagcaccccccacagggcatcatgagggacacagtcgaatgctttctccaggtccacaaaacacatgtggaccggttgggcaaactcccatgaaccctcgagcaccctgtagagggtatagagctggtccagtgctccacggccgggacgaaaaccacactgttcctcctgaagctgaggttcgactatcggtcggactctcctctccaataccctggcgtaggccttaccagggaggttgaggagtgtgatccccctgtagttgcaACACatcctccggtcccccttcttataaagggggaccaccaccccagtctgccagtccagaggcactgtccccaaccgccacgcaatgttgaagaggcgtgtcaaccatgacagccctacaacatccagagacttgaggtactcagggcggatctcatccacccccgaagccttgccaccgcggagctttttaaccacctcggtgacttcagcctgagccgcagcacgcttggcctcacggtacccgtcagacgcctcaggagtcccacaagccaaccacagccgataggactccttcttcagcttaacagcgtcccttactgccggtgtccaccaccgggtccCGGGACCGCCGCCgagacaggcaccgcagaccttacggccgcagctacgggcagcagcatcgacaatagatgcggagaacatggtccactatgtctccaacatcccgcggaatctggtcaaagctctcccagaggtgagagttgaatacatccctcgACAAGGGgcccgccagacgttcccagcagaccctcactatgcgcttgggcctgccacgtctgtctggctttctcctcctccagtggatccaactgtggacagctcagcccctctcttcacccgagtgtccaaaacatgcggccgaaggtctgatgatacgacaacaaagtcgatcatcaacctcctgcctagggtgtcctggtgccaagtgcactgatggacacccttatgtttgaacatggtgttcgttatggacaaaccgtgactagcacagaagtccaataacaaaacaccactcggattcagatcggggaggccattcttcccgatcacgcctctccaggtgtcactgtcgttccccacgtgggcgttgaagtcccccagcagaataatggagtccccgggaggggcactatccagcacccccgacagggacgccaagaaggccgggtactccgcactaccactcggcccgtaggctgaaatgatagtcagagacctctccccaacccgaaggcgcagggatacgaccctctcatccactggggtaaaccccaacacgagacggatgagctgggtggcaacaagcaaacccacaccagcccgccgcctctcctcGTGGGCCActtcagagtagaagagagtccaacccctctcaaggagatgggttccagagcccacgctgtgcgtggaggcgaccCCGACTATTTCtggtcgatatctctcgacctcccccacaaactcaggctccttcctccccagcgaggtgacattccacgtccctagagccagcctaagcatccggggatcgggccgctgaggtctccacctcaGTTGtagctttatttgtttaaagtcATTTATAGAAACATAACATTGTGCTGCTTAAAAGCAGCGATTGTTCTCTTCCCTTTCAAGCTGGGATCCTGGTTTGTTCTGCAGACCTCTGTGTGAAACTGATGTAAAGTGTTGGTTGCAGCTGATCTGCTGTAATCTTTCTGAGCTTCCAAGGGAAGTAGTCCCAGAGCTGAGGTTCAGAGTAGATATGAAGTGATTCCAGCTTCTTTTACGTAAGAGCACATGGTCCCAGTACGAAGGGCTCAAGCTGCCGGGCTTTGAAAGGTCCAGACAGCTGAATGAGGAGTTTGGTATGTTACAAACTTGAAGTCATAAAGGTATTGAAAGCTTATTATGTTATTCAATGTTTCTTATATGAAATTTTAACCGATTCTACAAACAAAATCCCACCCCAGAGGAGACCCGAAAGAGGACAGATCATAAGTAAAATGATTCTTtgacaaacatatttaaatttaagagTTACACAATTTTTTCAGATCAAGTCAGATGTTTTAAGGTTTGATGTCATGTTATGATCCAATCCAAGCTGGCTGCATTATACTAGAAAATCCTGCGATGGCcataatattggtaaatatgGTGATGATGCAGTCAGTTATAGAGATAAATCTACATTTTCCTCATTCTTCTATTTCTTATGTGCATTTCTAACGCTCTGATCCTGTAATTTCAGTCGGGTATGGGTGTCTTAACAGCAGTGAGACCTGATCCAAAATGGGAAATACTACACTGGCTTGCAAAGTGTGACCTCATGACCCTTTGAATATGTTAGCTTGCAGTTATTTCATTCTGAACAGTCCTTTGCAGTCGTTAAACCCGTACCACTGATGAAGATGCAGATGTATTCGTGTTTTAAATTTACTATCTCGATGAACAGTGATATCTTTTAAAACAGGGATGCAATGATCCAACTCTTCCTTGCTGGGACCAGtttcaaattttcttttaagtcctgacctgctgattttattattattaaactttttcCCTGGATTATAAAAGAGCTGCAATTTCTTTAATAATGGTAATAGTTAGGATTCCAACTGAAAACGAAGGAATTCAAAAATAAATTCCCATTTATGTAATAAAGTACATGTCCTTAACCTCATTCTCTGGCCGTTTGGTCGGTGCATtcctaaaattaaaaagaacctTGTTAAGTAAATAATTGATGTGCTGTTTGTGCGTCTTTGTCTGCAGGATTGTGACAACGGAGACACTGACCGGTTGAAGGCATGTCACCTGTGTAACATGACCTTCACGTCTCCAGTCATGGCTGAGTCTCATTATCAGGGCAAATTTCATGCCAAGAGGCTGAAAATGAAAGCTGTTGAATCCCAGACTCCAGGTTTGAGCTTTATTTACATCATTCAAAGCCTTTGGCCTTTTTGCTGTTTCccgtacattttatttttcctgttgtttttaCACATTCCTGCTTTTTCTCTTTATCCTCATTTCTGCAGAAGCCTCTCAGACAAGACAGCCGATGGAGAAACCCGCCGACAATACAGGTGGAGTTCCTGAAGCGGACAACAACAACCCAGATCGCTACTGCTCCACCTGCAAGGCCTCCTTCAACAACCCGCTCATGGCCCAGCAGCATTACGCGGGCAAGAAGCATAAAAAACACATGACCAGGCTAAAGCTGATGGAGACATACAAGCCCTCCACTGCACCAGGTCAGAACTTGGTTTCAAGCTTGCATATTTTGGTTGTCACCCTGCAAAGGTCAAAGGTAAACCTTAAAGAATTATACATCTGTAGATTCTCTACAATGTTCCCTCGCAGCATCAACGTGGTGGCAGCATATCTTTTGCCTGATTTACATATTTATGTAACCTTTAACTAAAAATAGTAAAGGGTTATTCTTGCAGCAGAGCCGTTTTTAACACAGCCAGCCTTCTCTATGCTTATAGTGTCTGGTGATAAGACCATTACATCAGCTCCTTTCCTTGTGTGTTAGATGCAGGGTTTCTACACCATAGAGACAGATcaatatcatttttttttttcttcttaagaATTATGATTTATGGTAACAATGATACCAGACAATGTTTGCAAACCACAAAAACTAAATGCAGTGTTGGGATTGTTactttaaatatctttttttactgtttgttcCATGAGAACAGCAAAAAATATCAATATCGtttgaaaatatgattaaattcATTTAGTGCATGTTGTTTAGTAATAAAATTGCACTACTTTAATGTTACTGGTGTCCTGAAGTAGGCTCTTCAataatcagtttgttttttcttaagaGCAGTATTTGTCCATCACTGCAGCCACAAACACAGTCTGTAACCAAAGAAGAGTGCTGCAAAgttttatatactttttatcATCAGTTTTTTGCCCGTGGgcaataaataccacaaaatattgagatttcatttattgattttataCAGCGCTTTAAAACGACCAACTAAGGGAACCAAAGAACTAAACCGTGAgatcagaaaacataaaaacatacatcCATAAAAGCGGACAACAGGAACAAGGATCATAGCTAAAATCCCACTTTGCGACGTGGTTTAAAAAGTCtacttgaaaaaaaataagtcttaagcttagatttaaagatgtctgGGTCAGTGGTGGAGCAAAGCTCTAAAGGAAATTGGTTCCAGAGTTGGGGTGCTGCCACTGAAAATGCCTGGTCAATTAAACCTTGTCCTTGGAGCATCTAATAAAAGTTGATTTGATCTCCTCTGGGATCTGCCATGTAAAGAAAGACTTAAAGTTGAGATAAATAAGGTGAGGCCAGGCCGTTAAGAGCtttaagaacaaacaaaagctTAAAATGAATTCTAAAGGTGCGTTCAGACCGAATGACGCAACAGGAAAATCGGAACTTTTCTGTCAATTCGCGTCGCGTCAATAGGCCTCTTTTCAGCACAACAGTTGTCATACGAGTATGAAATTCACAGCTGTTGCTCAGGGTACATCTATGTTCATGTAGGAAATTCTATTTTATTCATAAgtatttcattttcagatgcatATGTCAACAAGCCGATCAGCCGTTGTTACATAATTATTCAATACGCTACCATGCTGCATTCTGTTGTCATATCAGCTCTTGCCTGGTGTATTTTGGCGGTTCTCGTccatatgtttaggcacaaaaatgtttattatatttaggagatgtggacagtacaatttggctgtttatctattgagctgagatttatttactcactgaaTACAGATGGGCAGGCGTTCTGCAGCGTAGATACAGCGCCTGTAGTTGGTGACGCGGAGGCTGATTCATCCTGCAACGTTGGGCAGCAGGTCCTCAAACTGGGTCCTGTATAAACAGGAGTACCGCTGAAAGCGATCGTGATCCAGACGCtactcctggagtaggtggttccgtctctggtgaacccagggacgtcgacGCCGGCGGCGTTGTTCGGCTTTCCATAGATAAACCACCGTGACTCGTTTCATGTTGAGTTGAAACCgacaagcagcagatagaagctgcTTCTATTCTATGAAGCGGTGGAGCGGTCAGTCAAGTCATCTGAGCGGTCCGTCCACACCTAGCGTCATATCAGCGAAACGGAAGTTACGCTGTAACCACGGTTCAGTGAATTCCTGGATGACTGCCAGTCACACTGGTCACTCGGAACTTCTCCCCCAGCGAG harbors:
- the znf346 gene encoding zinc finger protein 346 isoform X2, which gives rise to MSGSVDKMIKERSDLFSDSQCKVCSAVLISQSQKLTHYQSKKHANKVRRYLSLHNENGNAVKKPKISDNDCDNGDTDRLKACHLCNMTFTSPVMAESHYQGKFHAKRLKMKAVESQTPEASQTRQPMEKPADNTGGVPEADNNNPDRYCSTCKASFNNPLMAQQHYAGKKHKKHMTRLKLMETYKPSTAPASSLNGYPCTICNIALNSVEQYQSHISGARHKNQMKKTGQKSGEDRPSAVESQGGVHQYAAGDNQCTPADDEYPPGDDHYVPPDDQYGTGNDQYEGGDGQFGNHQYTPEFSAFSEQFQYT
- the znf346 gene encoding zinc finger protein 346 isoform X1; translated protein: MAEAMQTDSFPILPSGLAEVDKMIKERSDLFSDSQCKVCSAVLISQSQKLTHYQSKKHANKVRRYLSLHNENGNAVKKPKISDNDCDNGDTDRLKACHLCNMTFTSPVMAESHYQGKFHAKRLKMKAVESQTPEASQTRQPMEKPADNTGGVPEADNNNPDRYCSTCKASFNNPLMAQQHYAGKKHKKHMTRLKLMETYKPSTAPASSLNGYPCTICNIALNSVEQYQSHISGARHKNQMKKTGQKSGEDRPSAVESQGGVHQYAAGDNQCTPADDEYPPGDDHYVPPDDQYGTGNDQYEGGDGQFGNHQYTPEFSAFSEQFQYT